From one Streptomyces sp. NBC_01478 genomic stretch:
- a CDS encoding zinc-dependent alcohol dehydrogenase family protein — MRATTIHAPFDMRVEDVPEPLVQLPTDALVRVVRACICGSDLWAYRGESARQPGQRIGHEFLGIVEETGSEVSGVRTGDLVVAPFMWSDGVCDFCREGLTTSCVHGGFWGAVGYDGGQGEAVRVPFADGTLVRLPKEAVSDERLLSALLTLSDVMGTGHHAALGAGVRKGATVAVVGDGAVGLCAVLAAKRLGAERIIALGRHKTRTDIARTFGATDVVAERGEAAVEAVRELTRGQGAHAVVEAVGTQQSMRTAVDITRDGGAIGFVGVPHGSGTGLDLGVMFDRNIALRGGVAPVRAYIPELLPDILDGAIDPSPVFDLTVGLEGVPDGYKAMDERTALKVLVVNS, encoded by the coding sequence ATGCGCGCCACCACCATCCACGCCCCGTTCGACATGCGCGTGGAGGACGTGCCCGAGCCCCTGGTGCAGTTGCCCACCGATGCCCTGGTCCGGGTGGTGCGCGCCTGTATCTGCGGCAGCGACCTGTGGGCGTACCGCGGCGAGTCGGCCCGGCAGCCGGGGCAGCGGATCGGGCACGAGTTCCTCGGGATCGTGGAGGAGACCGGCTCCGAGGTGAGCGGCGTCAGGACCGGTGACCTCGTGGTCGCGCCCTTCATGTGGTCCGACGGCGTCTGCGACTTCTGCCGTGAGGGCCTCACCACCTCCTGCGTGCACGGCGGTTTCTGGGGTGCCGTGGGCTACGACGGCGGCCAGGGCGAGGCGGTACGCGTGCCCTTCGCCGACGGCACCCTCGTACGGCTGCCCAAGGAGGCGGTCTCCGACGAGCGCCTGCTGTCCGCGCTGCTGACCCTGTCGGACGTCATGGGCACCGGCCACCACGCGGCCCTCGGCGCGGGCGTACGCAAGGGCGCCACCGTCGCCGTCGTGGGAGACGGAGCGGTCGGCCTGTGCGCCGTGCTCGCCGCCAAGCGGCTCGGGGCAGAGCGGATCATCGCGCTCGGCCGCCACAAGACCCGCACGGACATCGCCCGGACCTTCGGCGCCACCGACGTCGTCGCCGAACGCGGCGAGGCCGCCGTCGAGGCCGTGCGCGAACTCACCCGCGGCCAGGGCGCACACGCCGTCGTCGAGGCCGTCGGCACCCAGCAGTCCATGCGGACGGCCGTCGACATCACGCGCGACGGCGGCGCGATCGGCTTCGTCGGCGTCCCGCACGGCAGCGGCACCGGCCTCGACCTCGGGGTCATGTTCGACCGGAACATCGCGCTGCGCGGCGGCGTCGCACCGGTCCGCGCGTACATCCCGGAGCTGCTGCCCGACATCCTGGACGGCGCCATCGACCCGTCACCCGTCTTCGACCTGACGGTCGGCCTGGAGGGCGTGCCCGACGGCTACAAGGCGATGGACGAGCGCACCGCCCTGAAGGTCCTGGTCGTCAACAGTTGA
- a CDS encoding lysoplasmalogenase: MRVSRALLGAFVFAAVLDLVSLVVGFRAGHLVVKPLLMPLLAAFAARAGGPRLLVAALLCGWGGDVLLLSDSDPAFMAGMASFAVGHVCYLVLFRRQGPPHARAGLLAVGYAVALVTLVVLLWPGLPAGLRVPVAGYSTLLTAMAYTAGTRLGPVAGFGGALFTVSDTLIATGVADWPQPPGPDFWIMLTYVAAQFLLVQGVLGTLAERRAPAAAYREVRSTTP, encoded by the coding sequence GTGAGGGTGTCCCGGGCGCTGCTGGGTGCCTTCGTCTTCGCCGCAGTCCTCGACCTCGTCTCCCTCGTCGTGGGCTTCCGCGCCGGCCATCTGGTCGTCAAGCCGCTGCTCATGCCGTTGCTCGCCGCGTTCGCCGCCCGCGCGGGCGGCCCTCGGCTCCTGGTCGCCGCCCTGCTGTGCGGCTGGGGCGGCGACGTCCTGCTTCTCTCCGACAGCGACCCCGCCTTCATGGCGGGGATGGCTTCCTTCGCCGTCGGTCACGTCTGCTACCTCGTCCTGTTCCGGCGCCAAGGTCCGCCACACGCGCGTGCGGGTCTGCTCGCCGTCGGCTACGCCGTCGCCCTCGTCACCCTGGTCGTCCTGCTGTGGCCCGGCCTGCCGGCCGGCCTCCGTGTCCCCGTCGCCGGCTACAGCACCCTCCTGACCGCGATGGCGTACACCGCGGGCACCAGGCTCGGCCCGGTCGCCGGGTTCGGCGGGGCGCTCTTCACGGTCTCCGACACCCTCATCGCGACCGGTGTCGCCGACTGGCCGCAGCCGCCCGGGCCGGACTTCTGGATCATGCTGACGTACGTCGCCGCGCAGTTCCTGCTGGTCCAGGGCGTGCTCGGCACCCTCGCCGAGCGCCGCGCACCGGCGGCGGCGTACCGTGAAGTGCGCTCGACCACCCCCTGA
- a CDS encoding sterol desaturase family protein gives MPNLPDAVLWSIPAFVLLTVIEMISVRVHPDEDAAGYEAKDAATSVGMGLGSLVFDFLWKIPIVAIYTAIYELTPLRVPVLWWTIPLMLLGQDFFYYWSHRGHHVIRILWACHVVHHSSRRFNLTTALRQPWTTLTVWPFYVPLIALGVHPAALAFCSSANLVYQFWIHTERIDRMPRWFEFVFNTPSHHRVHHASQGGYLDRNFGGILIVWDRLFGSFVPEVERPVYGLTKNINTFNPIKVATHEYVAIAKDLKAATSWRERAGRVFRGPGWQPAAAVEQTEESVAA, from the coding sequence ATGCCGAATCTGCCCGATGCCGTGCTCTGGTCGATACCCGCCTTCGTGCTGCTCACCGTGATCGAGATGATCAGCGTGCGCGTCCACCCCGACGAGGACGCGGCGGGCTACGAGGCCAAGGACGCCGCCACAAGCGTCGGCATGGGGCTCGGGAGCCTCGTCTTCGACTTCCTCTGGAAGATCCCGATCGTCGCGATCTACACGGCGATCTACGAACTCACCCCGCTGCGCGTGCCCGTCCTGTGGTGGACGATCCCGCTGATGCTCCTGGGGCAGGACTTCTTCTACTACTGGTCCCACCGCGGTCACCACGTCATCCGCATCCTGTGGGCCTGTCACGTCGTCCACCACTCCAGCCGCAGGTTCAACCTCACCACGGCCCTGCGCCAGCCCTGGACGACCCTCACGGTGTGGCCGTTCTACGTCCCGCTCATCGCCCTGGGCGTGCACCCCGCCGCGCTGGCGTTCTGCTCCTCGGCCAACCTCGTCTACCAGTTCTGGATCCACACCGAGCGGATCGACAGGATGCCCCGCTGGTTTGAGTTCGTCTTCAACACGCCGTCCCACCACCGGGTCCACCACGCCTCCCAGGGCGGCTATCTGGACCGCAACTTCGGCGGCATCCTCATCGTCTGGGACCGGCTCTTCGGGTCCTTCGTGCCGGAGGTTGAGCGGCCCGTCTATGGGTTGACCAAGAACATCAACACGTTCAACCCGATCAAGGTCGCCACCCATGAGTACGTCGCCATCGCCAAGGACCTGAAAGCGGCGACCAGTTGGCGCGAGCGCGCGGGGCGCGTGTTCCGGGGACCGGGCTGGCAGCCGGCGGCCGCGGTGGAACAGACCGAGGAGTCCGTGGCCGCGTGA